In Saccharomonospora marina XMU15, one genomic interval encodes:
- the kstR gene encoding cholesterol catabolism transcriptional regulator KstR: protein MPMASKPKAPTQPKGRGALSPLGGEELGSAAQRDRRKRILDATLALASKGGYDAVQMRAVAERADVALGTLYRYFPSKIHLLVSGLAREFERAQEKLDRGTIPGDTPTERVLYVLGRNTRLMQRDPHLTEAMVRAFMFADTTAAAEVELVGRRLENMFAKAMGIESPTEHDRDVFHVIADVWMANLVAWVTRRASAADVANRLELSVHLLLDKEPVPRR, encoded by the coding sequence ATGCCGATGGCAAGCAAGCCCAAGGCGCCGACCCAACCCAAGGGCCGCGGCGCCCTGAGCCCACTCGGCGGCGAGGAACTGGGCTCGGCCGCGCAGCGCGACCGGCGCAAGCGCATCCTCGACGCGACGCTGGCCCTCGCCTCCAAGGGCGGCTACGACGCCGTCCAGATGCGCGCTGTCGCCGAGCGTGCCGACGTCGCCCTCGGCACCCTGTACCGGTACTTCCCCTCCAAGATCCACCTACTGGTTTCCGGCCTCGCCCGCGAGTTCGAACGGGCCCAGGAGAAGCTGGACCGCGGCACGATTCCCGGTGACACACCGACCGAGCGGGTGCTATACGTGCTCGGCCGCAACACCCGCCTGATGCAGCGCGACCCGCACCTGACCGAAGCGATGGTGCGGGCCTTCATGTTCGCCGACACCACCGCCGCGGCCGAGGTCGAACTGGTCGGCAGGCGGCTGGAGAACATGTTCGCCAAGGCGATGGGCATCGAGTCGCCTACCGAGCACGACCGCGACGTCTTCCACGTGATCGCCGACGTCTGGATGGCCAACCTCGTCGCGTGGGTCACCAGGCGCGCCTCGGCCGCCGACGTGGCCAACCGCCTGGAGTTGTCGGTGCACCTGCTGCTGGACAAGGAACCCGTACCCCGGCGCTGA
- a CDS encoding acyl-CoA dehydrogenase, translating into MSIALTEEQRALADSITDLAARGGASTELASIGLFAIAVPEELGGAGAEVADLAVGLEQAASALLPGPVFGSALAGLVLARHAGAELAKEVVPALADGSARAAVALRTGGLVGRRTPDGGLVVHGTTGPVLDADERAHLLLAASVEGEPNWFLLAPGQGSITRAEPFDTTRPLATVELPETEIAPSAVLGTAPVTDLAVTLAAAEAAGVAGWCVRTAADYAGVREQFGRPIGSFQAVKHLCAQLLCRAELAVALAWDAARAADTDPEQHALAAAVAGAGALDAAVENAKDCIQVLGGIGFTWEHDAHRYLRRAVAMRQLFGGTACWRRRAGELVRTGARRSLNVDLSAYGDEEFARQARRTAEEIARLSAAEQRARLVETGYLVPHWPKPYGLSATSAQQLMIDAELSRAGVVRPDLVIGAWAVPTILRHGSDEQRERFVGPTLRGELTWCQLFSEPGAGSDLASLRTRASRVDGGWRLTGQKVWTSLAHEADWAICLARTDPEAPKHKGITYFLVDMRSPGIEVRPLREITGEARFNEVFLDEVFVPDDLVVGEVNGGWRLARTTLANERVAIGGGSSVGDAVEQLLAQHPRLDPERLGALVVDGTAVSVLDLRDTLRRLDGGQPGAESSVRKLIGVRHRQETAEVALEEHAEAAVAVAEQTSAAQHEFLLTRCLSIAGGTTQVLLNVVAERLLGLPRGQ; encoded by the coding sequence GTGTCGATCGCGCTTACCGAGGAGCAACGGGCACTGGCCGACTCCATAACCGACCTGGCAGCCCGCGGCGGGGCGAGCACCGAACTCGCCTCGATCGGATTGTTCGCCATCGCGGTGCCGGAGGAACTCGGCGGCGCGGGTGCGGAGGTGGCTGATCTCGCCGTCGGGCTGGAACAGGCCGCTTCCGCGCTGCTGCCAGGGCCGGTGTTCGGCAGCGCGCTGGCAGGCCTGGTGCTGGCCAGGCACGCCGGTGCGGAGCTGGCCAAAGAAGTCGTGCCCGCGTTGGCCGACGGGAGTGCCCGGGCGGCCGTCGCGCTGCGTACCGGCGGGTTGGTCGGGCGGCGCACACCCGACGGTGGGCTGGTGGTGCATGGCACGACCGGACCGGTGCTTGACGCCGACGAGCGCGCCCACCTGCTGCTGGCCGCGAGCGTCGAGGGCGAGCCCAACTGGTTCCTGCTCGCGCCGGGGCAGGGCAGCATCACCCGCGCCGAGCCGTTCGACACCACCCGCCCGCTGGCCACGGTGGAACTGCCCGAGACCGAGATCGCGCCCTCGGCCGTGCTCGGTACCGCGCCCGTCACCGATCTCGCCGTGACACTGGCCGCCGCCGAAGCCGCGGGTGTCGCCGGCTGGTGCGTGCGTACCGCCGCCGACTACGCGGGAGTGCGCGAACAGTTCGGCAGGCCCATCGGCTCGTTCCAGGCGGTGAAGCACCTGTGTGCGCAGCTGCTGTGCCGCGCGGAACTGGCGGTCGCGCTCGCGTGGGATGCCGCTCGGGCTGCTGACACCGACCCCGAGCAGCACGCGCTCGCCGCTGCGGTGGCGGGCGCAGGCGCGCTCGACGCGGCCGTCGAGAACGCCAAGGACTGCATCCAGGTGCTCGGTGGTATCGGGTTCACCTGGGAACACGACGCACACCGGTACCTGCGCCGAGCAGTGGCGATGCGGCAGCTGTTCGGAGGCACGGCGTGCTGGCGACGCCGGGCGGGGGAACTGGTGCGAACAGGCGCCCGGCGCAGTCTGAACGTGGACCTGTCCGCCTACGGCGACGAGGAGTTCGCTCGCCAGGCACGCCGCACGGCCGAGGAGATCGCACGGCTGTCTGCTGCTGAGCAGCGGGCCAGGCTGGTCGAGACCGGCTACCTCGTGCCGCACTGGCCCAAGCCGTACGGCCTGTCGGCCACCTCCGCCCAGCAACTGATGATCGACGCTGAGTTGAGCCGCGCGGGCGTTGTCAGGCCGGACCTGGTGATCGGGGCGTGGGCGGTGCCGACGATCCTGCGTCACGGCAGCGACGAGCAGCGCGAGCGGTTCGTCGGACCCACACTGCGAGGTGAGCTGACCTGGTGCCAGTTGTTCAGCGAGCCCGGCGCGGGTTCCGACCTGGCCTCGCTTCGCACCAGGGCGAGCCGTGTGGACGGCGGCTGGCGGCTTACCGGGCAGAAGGTGTGGACCTCGCTGGCACACGAGGCCGACTGGGCGATCTGCCTGGCCCGCACCGACCCGGAGGCACCCAAGCACAAGGGCATCACGTACTTCCTCGTCGACATGCGCTCGCCCGGCATCGAGGTGCGGCCGCTGCGGGAGATCACCGGCGAAGCGCGGTTCAACGAGGTGTTCCTCGACGAGGTGTTCGTGCCCGACGACCTCGTCGTGGGCGAGGTGAACGGTGGCTGGCGGCTGGCGCGCACGACGCTGGCCAACGAGCGGGTGGCCATCGGTGGCGGTTCATCGGTGGGGGACGCGGTCGAGCAGTTGCTCGCCCAACATCCGCGGCTGGACCCGGAGCGGCTCGGTGCGCTCGTGGTGGACGGTACGGCGGTGTCGGTGCTGGACCTGCGCGACACGCTGCGCAGGCTCGACGGTGGGCAGCCGGGGGCGGAGTCCAGTGTGCGCAAGCTCATCGGGGTGCGGCACAGGCAGGAGACCGCGGAGGTGGCACTGGAGGAACACGCCGAGGCCGCCGTCGCCGTGGCCGAGCAGACCTCGGCCGCGCAGCACGAGTTCCTGCTCACCCGTTGCCTGAGCATCGCGGGCGGCACGACGCAGGTGTTGCTCAACGTGGTGGCCGAGCGGCTGCTCGGCTTGCCACGTGGCCAATGA